In Aegilops tauschii subsp. strangulata cultivar AL8/78 chromosome 3, Aet v6.0, whole genome shotgun sequence, one genomic interval encodes:
- the LOC120976091 gene encoding uncharacterized protein: MEPSFKDYFDKLTGSLDAIHADIRGHTAMLDDLAQWRPDLEKRVDQLAVAVAELQQARPAPTEEGQSAAARAPPPPTPPAPLRDHVGTSKSAEGDALGSIDHGIDVIPRGLAPAFASVATPANGQFPLISPSITSPYAHASQLLAGIGQAHPSIGFPQFTGENPRLWKTLCEQYFHMFGIQERYWVPMASLNFTGAASVWLQSVQKKLSELDWESFSSLLCTRFGRDRHRLLIRQFYSLTQKTTVAEYIEQFELIISHLSAYSESIHPYYYLTRFVEGLRADIRAVVLVQRPPDLDTACALALLQEEVADGVAQERVRTPPARQNTTDWAGRGNASTPMVLPPPPPQGRPPTPTTATDWRAIDANRAEGTKLKALREYRRARGLCFKCGERWGQEHTRPTSVQLHVVEELLELFSIDSPDGPPTPRREEQHTETAMAISRHALTGSSAPKAIRLHAWLQGREVLVLVDSGSSTSFLDACLASSLSGVVHLRRPCRVKVADGGELCCVSHIPKCCWTTQGQEFTTDMKILPLGAYDAIVGMDWLEEHSPMNVDWRGKHMLITTPQGPAHLQGHSDGVAPCSEINGLQLYSLQRQGALSQVIQLCQITEGDEIYAPTPDNIQAVIDQFSDVFGEPTELPPRRACDHRIPLMPGAQLVNLRPYRQKPEHKDEIEKQVREMLKAGIIQRSHSPFSSPVILVKKKDGTWPLCVDYRHLNAMTIVGKYPVPVIEELLDELHGAQWFSKLDLRAGYHQIRLADGEEFKTAFQTHSGHFEFKVLSFGLAGGPATFIEAVTDTLQPLLRECVLSFFDDILVFSKTLEAHAEHLRQVFTLLRRDQWKVKLSKCAFGQQRISYLGHVISAEGVATDPSKIKDVVAWPTPTNVKEVRQFLGLAGYYRRFVRSMETVPAVCRVCDQNGSAQLGVSAGTATQHTVATACIYKAIGAPIQDQLQEGKREQRGRRPFSPSANRTSLGHLKLSAILA; the protein is encoded by the exons ATGGAGCCATCTTTCAAGGACTACTTCGACAAGCTGACGGGTTCCCTAGACGCGATCCATGCCGACATCCGCGGCCACACCGCCATGCTCGACGATCTGGCCCAGTGGCGGCCTGATCTGGAGAAGCGCGTGGACCAGCTCGCGGTCGCGGTCGCCGAGCTTCAACAGGCGCGACCGGCTCCGACTGAAGAAGGGCAGTCCGCGGCGGCACGCGCGCCGCCACCACCTACTCCACCGGCGCCTCTGCGTGACCACGTCGGCACCAGCAAGAGCGCGGAGGGCGACGCCCTCGGGTCAATCGACCACGGCATCGACGTCATACCTCGGGGCCTGGCACCGGCGTTCGCGTCGGTGGCCACCCCGGCCAACGGTCAGTTTCCGTTGATCTCACCTTCCATCACGTCTCCTTACGCGCACGCCAGTCAGTTGCTTGCGGGGATCGGGCAGGCCCATCCTTCGATCGGGTTTCCCCAGTTCACCGGAGAGAACCCCCGATTGTGGAAGACACTGTGCGAACAATACTTTCATATGTTTGGAATTCAGGAGAGGTACTGGGTTCCTATGGCATCTCTGAACTTCACGGGAGCCGCGTCCGTGTGGTTGCAATCAGTTCAGAAAAAACTTTCTGAACTTGATTGGGAGTCGTTTTCGTCGCTGTTGTGTACGCGCTTTGGACGTGATCGACACCGGTTACTGATTCGTCAGTTTTATTCCCTGACGCAGAAAACTACCGTAGCTGAGTATATTGAGCAGTTTGAGTTGATTATCAGCCATTTGTCTGCTTATTCTGAATCAATTCACCCTTACTATTATCTCACTCGTTTTGTGGAGGGACTTCGCGCCGACATCCGTGCAGTGGTGCTGGTTCAGAGACCACCGGACCTCGACACGGCCTGCGCTCTGGCGCTACTTCAGGAGGAGGTGGCGGACGGGGTGGCTCAGGAGCGTGTGCGCACTCCACCAGCGAGGCAGAACACCACCGACTGGGCGGGGCGGGGCAACGCAAGCACGCCCATGGTATTGCCCCCGCCTCCACCTCAAGGGCGCCCGCCTACTCCAACGACAGCCACCGACTGGCGGGCGATCGACGCCAACCGCGCCGAGGGAACCAAGCTCAAGGCCCTGCGTGAGTATCGGCGTGCTCGCGGTCTATGCTTCAAGTGTGGCGAGCGCTGGGGGCAAGAGCACACCCGTCCTACCAGCGTTCAACTTCACGTGGTGGAGGAGCTCCTGGAACTCTTCAGCATTGACAGCCCGGACGGTCCACCCACTCCAAGACGCGAAGAACAACATACAGAGACAGCAATGGCAATTTCCCGTCACGCTCTCACTGGCAGTTCAGCCCCGAAGGCAATTCGTCTACATGCGTGGCTGCAAGGGCGCGAGGTCCTCGTTCTGGTGGACTCGGGGAGTTCAACTTCCTTCCTCGATGCGTGCCTCGCTTCCTCACTGTCAGGCGTGGTACACTTGCGTCGGCCCTGCCGTGTCAAGGTAGCCGACGGAGGCGAACTCTGCTGTGTATCTCACATTCCCAAGTGCTGTTGGACAACACAGGGCCAAGAATTTACCACCGATATGAAGATATTACCGCTTGGAGCTTATGATGCCATTGTGGGCATGGACTGGCTAGAAGAACACAGCCCCATGAACGTGGACTGGCGTGGCAAGCATATGTTGATTACCACACcgcaagggccggctcatttgcAAGGTCACTCAGATGGCGTCGCTCCATGTTCAGAAATCAACGGCCTGCAACTGTACTCTCTTCAGCGACAGGGGGCTTTGTCCCAGGTCATTCAGCTCTGCCAAATCACAGAGGGGGATGAAATTTATGCACCAACTCCTGACAACATCCAGGCCGTCATCGACCAGTTTTCAGATGTCTTTGGTGAGCCTACGGAGCTGCCCCCACGCCGCGCGTGCGATCATCGGATACCTCTCATGCCCGGCGCGCAACTGGTGAACTTGCGGCCGTATCGGCAGAAGCCAGAGCACAAGGATGAGATAGAAAAACAAGTGCGAGAGATGCTGAAGGCTGGAATTATACAACGCAGTCATAGCCCTTTCTCTTCGCCGGTGATCCTAGTCAAGAAAAAAGATGGAACGTGGCCACTGTGCGTTGACTACAGACACCTTAACGCAATGACAATAGTGGGCAAGTACCCGGTGCCAGTGATTGAGGAGCTGCTTGATGAACTACACGGCGCCCAGTGGTTTTCCAAACTAGACTTGCGCGCCGGGTACCACCAGATAAGATTGGCAGACGGAGAGGAATTCAAAACAGCTTTCCAAACGCACTCGGGGCACTTTGAGTTCAAGGTGCTGTCATTCGGGCTAGCAGGAGGGCCAGCCACTTTCATCGAAGCTGTGACTGATACTCTACAGCCACTACTGCGTGAGTGTGTGTTGTCATTCTTCGATGACATATTGGTGTTCAGCAAAACATTGGAGGCACATGCAGAACACCTCCGACAGGTCTTCACCCTCTTGCGCCGTGATCAATGGAAGGTGAAGCTGAGCAAGTGCGCTTTTGGGCAGCAGCGGATCTCTTATCTGGGGCATGTTATCAGCGCGGAAGGCGTTGCCACGGATCCAAGCAAAATCAAAGATGTGGTAGCTTGGCCGACTCCGACCAATGTCAAAGAAGTGAGACAGTTCTTGGGTCTAGCTGGGTACTATCGCCGCTTTGTCAG ATCAATGGAGACCGTACCTGCAGTCTGTAGAGTTTGTGATCAAAACGGATCAGCGCAGCTTGGTGTATCTGCAGGAACAGCAACTCAGCACACCGTGGCAACAGCGTGCATTTACAAAGCTATTGGGGCTCCAATACAAGATCAGCTACAAGAAGGGAAGCGAGAACAGCGCGGCAGACGCCCTTTCTCGCCTTCAGCAAACAGAACAAGTCTTGGGCATCTCAAGTTGTCAGCCATCCTGGCTTGA
- the LOC109737204 gene encoding ras-related protein Rab-2-A-like has product MSLYNFTYILIGDSGVGKTCLLVQFLHKEFHPVVDFNIDTECGDKMITIDNKPAKLLIWDTPGRHAFRSLTTPLYDEAVGALLVYDITRRETFNYLANWLQDARKYAHPGMTIMLIGNKCDLSHSRAVSYEEGEQFAKDHGLLFMEASAKTAQNVVEGFLQTAVGIYKKIQDPSSDLYN; this is encoded by the exons ATGTCGCTCTACAACTTCACGTACATCCTCATCGGCGACTCAG GTGTCGGTAAGACATGCCTGCTGGTGCAGTTCCTCCACAAGGAGTTCCACCCTGTCGTTGATTTCAACATCGACACCGAGTGCGGGGACAAGATGATCACCATCGACAACAAGCCCGCCAAGCTCCTGATTTGGGACACG CCAGGCCGACACGCATTCAGATCGTTAACTACACCACTCTACGACGAGGCTGTCGGTGCTCTCTTGGTTTATGACATCACCAG GAGGGAGACTTTTAACTATCTCGCCAACTGGCTGCAAGATGCAAGGAAATATGCGCACCCTGGCATGACAATAATGCTGATTGGGAACAAATGCGATCTATCTCACAGCCGTGCAGTGAGCTATGAGGAAGGCGAGCAGTTTGCAAAGGACCATGGCCTTCTCTTTATGGAGGCATCTGCAAAAACTGCACAGAATGTTGTGGAG GGTTTCCTTCAGACTGCTGTAGGAATATACAAGAAAATTCAAGATCCTTCCTCCGATCTATATAATTAG